In Phycodurus eques isolate BA_2022a chromosome 23, UOR_Pequ_1.1, whole genome shotgun sequence, a genomic segment contains:
- the acin1b gene encoding LOW QUALITY PROTEIN: apoptotic chromatin condensation inducer 1b (The sequence of the model RefSeq protein was modified relative to this genomic sequence to represent the inferred CDS: deleted 2 bases in 2 codons), whose protein sequence is MADEDITLDGQPLQSLRVADLKAALEQRNLSKSGAKNKLIQRLKGALMLENLQKSSTSHSGLQPNSQIGEEMSQNSFIQQYLAKQQELLRHRLEREAQLEDETDESPAMPEEDEDQSDDDSSPCVSDKQSHPVAERAGSLRGEGAMSRRQDGAAGHREVPEAPGARMQRATFPQGHKEPPAPSPPRAVASLSVRVLGQPDRQGLPPALSRAQEKEGVAPSETGSAHPVLHLSRSAGVSAGGQVQEDSDDDDDDDRSGDDEDWGPGPGGARKGNRAPPLPPQMPASAARSKRKLQPPQHIPPPQPHHNLMQLRHPTPPPSPPPDLFPLPDTPKQSPPDTDDKEGESSGAPRAVSQRQDSDSRSRSSSPEPPAKRRPGPLSLLVHKMESEEAQTSAGTSDSPEGSKKKENETGDRKEKETKTRDDEKLDKKKQATDDNRRAEARDSGSSSDSDSRSDSSSKSSSSSTSVRVESRHVRQTKTAELGQDADNETKGTGPEKGHHLKSAVSEPTEAAVSEVEPRSESAEARQPAPNAEPVDGEGRLEESTTPKAFAVRKISLTSNKAPPVATDADGGAGDADAGGAAVRKRRWGSSTAVNAKKPSISITTDSLKSLIPDIKVAQEAVVDLHPEELQLSGDEDPRDNGQGDEDEGLKIRRTVTQVVPGDSQENGRGDEDEDAETAEQETPRPTPVDQSRQAPPEKTPEKIDGELKKASPADSLVRRSISQQRSGVSITIDDPVRSTQRSGVSITIDDPIRSARRPSPPRGKLSSIIHVTNLVRPFTLGQLKELLKQTGSVLEEGFWIDKIKSHCYVTYATTEEAAATREVLHGVKWPQSNPKVLGVDFCEQDELDFHKGLLKPNREEPQVPQPAPPPARPPPLMPERDRERERDRERERDRGAAGVRDLWAERQRQMERRERARGEREWDRDKIREFSRPGADKGERRSRSRDRERRKRERPKSKERKADKKEKADEPPAKLLDDLFLKTKAAPCIYWLPLTEEQAAQRVLERNERQKERERRLKECKDEQEKMREERKKERLKAREKEDRGGGGVPAPGRGADADRDKERGRNKESERRREGERRPGRSSRSASETRDRRR, encoded by the exons ATGGCGGACGAGGATATTACGCTTGATGGACAGCCTTTACAATCCCTCCGTGTCGCCGATTTGAAAGCCGCGCTGGAGCAGAGAAACCTGTCCAAGAGCGGGGCGAAGAACAAACTCATCCAGCGACTGAAGGGG GCACTGATGCTGGAGAACCTGCAAAAGTCGTCCACCTCTCACAGCGGACTGCAGCCCAACTCTCAG aTCGGGGAGGAGATGAGTCAGAATAGCTTCATCCAACAGTATCTGGCCAAGCAGCAGGAACTCCTCCGTCATAGACTGGAGCGAGAAGCCCAGCTTGAGGACGAGACCGACG AAAGCCCAGCAATGCCGGAAGAGGACGAAGACCAGTCTGACGACGACAGCTCGCCCTGCGTCTCTGACAAG CAGAGTCACCCTGTGGCAGAGAGGGCGGGATCTCTGAGGGGTGAAGGGGCGATGTCACGTAGGCAAGACGGTGCCGCCGGTCACCGGGAGGTCCCGGAAGCTCCCGGAGCCAGGATGCAGAGGGCCACTTTTCCTCAAGGACACAAGGAGCCACCGGCCCCCTCTCCTCCCCGCGCCGTGGCCTCCCTGTCGGTGCGCGTCCTGGGCCAGCCGGACCGCCAGGGCCTGCCCCCGGCCTTGTCCAGAGCCCAAGAGAAAGAAGGCGTCGCGCCCAGCGAAACCGGATCGGCCCATCCCGTGCTCCACCTCAGCCGATCGGCCGGCGTCTCAGCCGGAGGTCAGGTCCAGGaggacagtgacgacgacgacgacgatgaccGTAGCGGGGATGACGAAGATTGGGGGCCCGGGCCCGGCGGAGCCCGAAAAGGAAATCGCGCCCCCCCTTTGCCTCCGCAGATGCCCGCCAGTGCGGCGAGGTCCAAACGTAAGCTTCAGCCTCCGCAGCACATCCCGCCGCCGCAGCCGCACCACAACCTGATGCAGCTGCGCCACCCGACGCCCCCACCCTCGCCACCTCCTGACCTGTTTCCCCTCCCGGACACCCCCAAGCAGAGCCCACCGGACACCGACGACAAGGAGGGGGAAAGCTCCGGAGCGCCGCGCGCCGTCTCGCAGAGGCAAGACTCTGACTCGAGATCCCGCTCCAGCAGTCCCGAGCCCCCCGCAAAGCGCAGACCGGGCCCGCTTTCTCTGCTGGTGCACAAGATGGAGTCGGAGGAGGCGCAGACCAGCGCGGGTACCAGCGATTCTCCGGAGGGGAGCAAGAAGAAAGAAAACGAGACGGGCGACCGCAAGGAGAAAGAGACAAAAACGCGAGATGATGAAAAGCTTGACAAGAAAAAGCAGGCAACCGACGATAACCGCAGAGCCGAAGCCCGGGACTCGGGATCCTCGTCGGATTCGGACTCGCGGTCCGACTCCTCGTCcaaatcatcttcatcatccacGTCCGTCAGGGTTGAGTCACGCCATGTGAGGCAGACGAAG ACAGCCGAGCTAGGACAAGACGCAGATAATGAGACAAAGGGGACGGGGCCCGAGAAAGGACACCACCTGAAAAG CGCGGTGTCGGAGCCCACCGAGGCGGCCGTGTCCGAGGTGGAGCCCCGCTCCGAGAGCGCCGAGGCCCGGCAGCCGGCGCCGAACGCCGAGCCCGTCGACGGCGAGGGCCGCCTGGAGGAG AGCACCACTCCAAAGGCTTTTGCCGTTCGCAAGATCTCCCTAACCA GCAACAAGGCGCCGCCCGTCGCCACCGACGCCGACGGAGGAGCCGGAGACGCCGACGCTGGAGGAGCGGCGGTGAGGAAGAGGCGTTGGGGCTCCAGCACGGCGGTCAATGCCAAGAAGCCGTCCATCAGCATCACTACCGACTCACTCAAG TCTTTAATCCCAGATATCAAAGTAGCCCAGGAGGCCGTGGTGGACCTGCACCCAGAGGAGCTGCAGCTGTCCGGAGACGAGGACCCCAGGGACAACGGTCAGGGCGACGAGGATGAAGGCCTCAAGATCCGACGCACAGTTACGCAG GTGGTCCCCGGGGACAGCCAGGAGAACGGGCGGGGCGACGAAGACGAGGATGCAGAGACGGCGGAGCAAGAAACCCCGCGACCGACCCCCGTAGACCAATCCAGGCAAGCTCCTCCTGAGAAGACGCCTGAGAAGATCGACGGAGAACTGAAGAAAG CTTCCCCCGCCGACAGTTTGGTGCGTCGCTCCATCAGTCAGCAGCGGTCCGGCGTGTCCATCACAATCGACGACCCCGTCCGATCCACGCAGCGGTCCGGCGTGTCCATCACAATCGACGACCCCATCCGATCCGCGCGGCGGCCCTCGCCGCCCCGCGGCAAACTCTCAAGTATCATCCAC GTGACCAACCTG GTGCGACCGTTCACCCTGGGCCAGCTCAAAGAGCTTCTGAAGCAGACTGGCAGCGTGCTGGAGGAGGGCTTCTGGATTGACAAGATCAAGTCGCACTGCTACGTCACT TACGCTACAACAGAGGAGGCGGCGGCGACCAGAGAGGTTCTTCACGGGGTCAAGTGGCCTCAGAGCAATCCAAAAGTGCTCGGTGTGGACTTCTGTGAACAGGATGAG CTCGACTTTCACAAAGGTTTGCTGAAGCCAAACCGCGAAGAGCCGCAAGTGCCTCAACCTGCCCCGCCGCCGGCCCGGCCGCCCCCGCTCATGCCCGAGCGGGACCGCGAAAGGGAGCGGGACCGCGAAAGGGAGCGGGACCGCGGCGCGGCGGGCGTGCGGGACCTGTGGGCCGAGCGGCAGCGACAAATGGAGCGCCGCGAGCGAGCCCGCGGGGAGCGCGAATGGGACCGCGACAAGATCCGAGAGTTCTCCAGGCCGGGGGCGGACAAGGGGGAGCGGCGCTCCAGGTCCCGTGACCGAGAGCGACGGAAGCGGGAAAGGCCAAAGAGCAAGGAGAGGAAGGCTGACAAGAAGG AGAAGGCAGATGAGCCTCCTGCAAAGCTTCTCGACGACTTGTTCCTCAAGACCAAAGCGGCTCCTTGTATATACTGGCTCCCACTCACTGAAGAACAG